The following are encoded in a window of Myxococcales bacterium genomic DNA:
- the gatB gene encoding Asp-tRNA(Asn)/Glu-tRNA(Gln) amidotransferase subunit GatB: MKYEAVIGLEVHAQLKTRTKMFCSCSTSFGDRPNSNICPVCTGQPGTLPVVNKNAIEMAIKTGLAVGCTINTKSIFARKNYFYPDLPKGYQISQHEFPLCTMGYMDITYEKSTKRIGITRIHLEEDTGKLMHDMGNPNESHVDFNRCGVPLIEIVSEPDVRNPKEAGEYLRTLRNVLVYLDVCEGNLQEGNFRCDANVSIRPMGQEKFGTRSEIKNLNSFKAVERAIAYEIERQVKLLDSEGKIVQETRLWNDAAGKTESLRSKEEAHDYRYFPDPDLLPLKVSNEWIEKVRKSIPELALERSARFVSQYSIPRYDADVLTDEKSIADYFEDVVKSGAPPKKASNWVMGEILRQLNEDGSEISACKISPAGLAQLISLIEKGVISGTMAKEVFAEMYRSGESAETIVKTKGLTQMSDSSEIEKIVDDVIAANQAQHAQYKAGKETIFGFFVGQVMKASKGKANPAVVNELLKKKL, translated from the coding sequence ATGAAATACGAAGCGGTAATAGGCCTCGAGGTACACGCTCAGCTCAAAACCAGAACAAAGATGTTCTGTTCCTGTTCAACATCTTTCGGCGACAGGCCAAACAGCAACATCTGCCCAGTTTGCACGGGCCAGCCAGGCACGCTCCCAGTGGTGAATAAAAACGCGATCGAAATGGCAATCAAAACGGGACTGGCTGTAGGATGCACTATCAACACAAAGAGCATCTTCGCCAGAAAGAATTATTTCTACCCAGACCTCCCAAAAGGATATCAAATATCGCAGCACGAATTCCCGCTTTGCACCATGGGGTATATGGATATCACGTATGAAAAATCAACGAAAAGAATAGGGATTACGAGAATTCATCTCGAAGAGGATACGGGCAAATTGATGCACGACATGGGGAATCCAAATGAAAGCCATGTGGACTTCAACCGCTGCGGAGTTCCTCTCATAGAAATAGTCTCCGAACCCGACGTGCGCAATCCCAAAGAAGCTGGCGAATATTTAAGAACGCTTAGAAACGTACTCGTCTATCTCGATGTCTGCGAAGGCAACCTGCAGGAAGGGAACTTTCGATGCGATGCTAACGTATCGATAAGACCGATGGGGCAGGAGAAATTTGGCACGCGCAGTGAGATAAAAAATCTCAACTCCTTCAAAGCGGTTGAGCGTGCGATCGCCTATGAAATAGAGCGCCAGGTCAAACTTCTGGATTCAGAAGGAAAGATCGTTCAGGAAACGCGTCTTTGGAACGACGCTGCCGGAAAAACCGAAAGCCTTCGAAGCAAGGAGGAGGCTCACGACTACAGATATTTTCCGGACCCCGACCTTCTTCCTCTCAAGGTTTCTAATGAATGGATAGAGAAGGTAAGAAAGTCGATCCCGGAACTCGCACTGGAAAGATCCGCTCGCTTCGTCAGCCAGTATTCTATACCACGCTACGATGCCGATGTTCTTACCGATGAAAAGTCGATAGCCGATTATTTCGAAGATGTGGTTAAATCCGGAGCTCCGCCCAAGAAGGCATCCAATTGGGTCATGGGCGAAATTCTCCGGCAGCTCAATGAGGATGGATCTGAAATATCCGCATGCAAAATTTCACCCGCAGGCCTCGCACAGCTCATATCGCTGATAGAAAAAGGGGTTATATCCGGCACCATGGCAAAAGAGGTATTTGCCGAAATGTACCGAAGCGGAGAAAGTGCCGAAACAATTGTAAAAACTAAAGGGCTTACACAGATGAGCGACTCGTCGGAGATCGAAAAGATCGTCGACGATGTTATAGCAGCCAACCAAGCGCAACACGCACAATATAAGGCTGGCAAAGAAACCATTTTTGGATTCTTCGTCGGTCAGGTAATGAAAGCGTCAAAGGGAAAAGCCAATCCCGCAGTCGTGAACGAACTTCTGAAAAAGAAACTGTGA
- a CDS encoding prepilin peptidase, protein MLHIFPGWVLYLLAGTMGAILGSFANVCIVRIPEGKSVVRPGSRCPSCGHAIRPWENIPLISYIFLRGVCSSCRNRISITYPMVELLSIVMAVSLWHHFREPVQFFIYLILFVIPLIIAALIDIRHMIIPDSISLTGIVTGFLATLYLNKRGSYAASALDSILGILIGGGLLFLVAYSYEKIKKREGLGGGDIKLAAMFGAFFGWRGALVTLFLSSIAGSAIGLGLMLFYRKDSKHPIPYGPFLVMAAIFYLFFGEMVVDWYFGLFLR, encoded by the coding sequence ATGTTACATATATTTCCGGGGTGGGTACTCTATCTTCTGGCAGGAACCATGGGCGCAATACTCGGCAGCTTCGCGAACGTCTGTATAGTGAGGATTCCCGAGGGGAAATCGGTTGTCCGACCGGGTTCGCGCTGTCCTTCATGCGGTCACGCCATACGGCCATGGGAAAATATCCCTTTGATAAGCTATATTTTCCTGCGCGGAGTATGTTCATCCTGCAGAAATAGAATTTCAATTACATATCCTATGGTCGAGCTGCTCTCTATCGTGATGGCGGTATCGCTCTGGCATCACTTCAGGGAGCCGGTTCAGTTTTTTATCTATCTGATTCTATTCGTAATTCCGCTCATAATAGCTGCCCTTATAGATATCAGGCACATGATCATTCCCGACTCTATATCGCTGACAGGGATCGTTACGGGATTTTTAGCGACTCTATATTTAAATAAAAGGGGCTCATATGCAGCCTCAGCGTTGGACTCGATACTAGGAATTCTGATCGGTGGTGGTTTGTTGTTTTTGGTGGCCTATTCATATGAGAAAATAAAAAAGCGCGAGGGCTTGGGTGGCGGAGACATCAAGCTTGCGGCGATGTTCGGTGCCTTTTTCGGATGGCGTGGTGCATTGGTGACGCTTTTTCTCTCTTCAATTGCAGGATCGGCGATAGGGCTCGGTCTCATGCTCTTCTATAGGAAGGATTCAAAGCACCCAATTCCGTATGGGCCTTTCCTCGTTATGGCCGCGATATTCTATCTTTTCTTTGGTGAAATGGTGGTCGACTGGTATTTTGGTCTTTTTTTGAGATAA
- the mtnA gene encoding S-methyl-5-thioribose-1-phosphate isomerase gives MDIIKTIEWQGDRVVMLDQRRLPREEVYNTYEDYLEVAHAIKSMVIRGAPAIGVAAAMGMALGSMGIGIDNFDDFFKKLSTIGDKLASTRPTAVNLFWAIERMKNAALANREREIPEIVEALKLEALKIYSEDIEANHMIGRNGEKLLSDGMSILTHCNAGALATAGFGTALGVIYTATDAGKRIHVYADETRPRLQGAMLTAWELQKHGIEVTVICDTMMGSLMRAGKINACIVGADRIARNGDVANKIGTYQVAVLAKHHKIPFYVAAPLSTIDMTIKNGYDIPIEERDPHEVTHINSTQITPDYVEICNPAFDVTPADLVSAIITERGIIKAPFESSLEKIFS, from the coding sequence ATGGATATCATAAAGACAATAGAGTGGCAGGGAGACAGAGTTGTAATGCTAGACCAAAGGCGCCTTCCAAGAGAGGAAGTCTACAATACCTATGAGGACTATCTGGAGGTGGCGCACGCAATCAAGAGCATGGTTATTCGCGGCGCGCCGGCCATAGGCGTCGCAGCAGCGATGGGCATGGCTCTGGGATCGATGGGAATAGGAATCGACAACTTCGACGACTTTTTCAAGAAACTCTCCACGATAGGTGACAAGCTCGCCTCCACGCGCCCTACTGCTGTCAACCTCTTCTGGGCGATAGAACGAATGAAAAATGCGGCGCTGGCGAACAGGGAAAGAGAAATACCTGAGATCGTTGAGGCACTAAAGCTGGAGGCGCTTAAAATTTATTCCGAAGATATCGAAGCCAATCACATGATAGGCAGAAACGGGGAAAAATTGCTGTCGGATGGGATGAGCATTTTGACCCATTGCAACGCCGGAGCTCTAGCCACAGCAGGTTTTGGAACGGCGCTTGGCGTTATCTACACCGCCACCGACGCCGGAAAACGCATCCACGTCTATGCCGATGAGACGCGCCCAAGGCTTCAGGGTGCGATGCTCACCGCGTGGGAGCTTCAAAAACACGGGATAGAAGTCACCGTAATATGCGATACGATGATGGGCAGCCTGATGCGCGCAGGAAAAATCAACGCGTGCATCGTAGGGGCTGACAGGATCGCTAGAAACGGGGATGTCGCCAATAAGATCGGTACCTATCAGGTAGCCGTTTTGGCCAAGCACCATAAAATTCCTTTTTACGTCGCCGCACCGCTTTCAACCATCGACATGACGATAAAAAATGGCTACGACATCCCAATAGAAGAGCGCGACCCGCATGAAGTAACACATATAAATTCTACGCAGATAACGCCTGATTATGTCGAGATATGCAATCCTGCATTCGACGTAACTCCTGCAGATCTGGTAAGCGCTATCATCACAGAAAGGGGAATAATAAAGGCTCCCTTTGAAAGTTCACTTGAAAAGATATTCTCGTAA
- the gatC gene encoding Asp-tRNA(Asn)/Glu-tRNA(Gln) amidotransferase subunit GatC produces MKEKNIIEDLKRVASLSRLGFDEKNLSILIEKARSMLGYIEQLNELDTEGIEPTSHAVQIEARLREDSVESFEEHDKIIEIAPEKSGHFVQVPKVIDAE; encoded by the coding sequence TTGAAAGAAAAAAACATCATAGAGGACCTGAAAAGGGTGGCATCCCTGTCGCGCCTCGGATTTGACGAGAAGAACCTCTCAATTCTAATCGAAAAGGCCAGGAGCATGCTCGGCTACATAGAGCAGCTAAACGAACTCGACACTGAAGGAATTGAACCGACCTCACACGCAGTACAGATCGAGGCACGCCTGCGAGAAGACTCTGTAGAGAGCTTTGAAGAACATGATAAAATAATCGAGATCGCCCCGGAAAAAAGCGGGCACTTCGTGCAGGTCCCAAAGGTGATCGATGCTGAATAG
- the gatA gene encoding Asp-tRNA(Asn)/Glu-tRNA(Gln) amidotransferase subunit GatA yields the protein MLNSSEIRFSSLSDLSEMLSGEKASSEEITKAFLNLAEKENENIGAFLTIAPEQAIASARESDKRRSRGAPLSHFDGIPIALKDVFVTKGMRTTCSSKMLENYIPPYDGTVVEKLKNMGFIIFGKLSMDEFAMGTSNEHSAFGPVKNPWDLARTPGGSSGGSAAAIAAGLTPVSLGTDTGGSVRLPAAYCGIVGLKPTYGRISRYGVVAFASSLDQVGPMTRNVSDCAAMLSAIAGYDPKDSTSIPGDLPNYHSLLSGKIDGLRIGIPSEFFSGGIDDEVRSSIENAIKTCEKLGAKTVSISLPHAKYAVPCYYIIATAEASSNLARYDGIRYGFSAKRNLSLDDLMKASRTAGFGPEVSLRIIVGTYVLSSGYYDAYYLKAQKVRTLIKEDFFDAFKKCDLIMSPTSTSCAFKLGERSDDPVQMYLNDIFTSPVNLSGLPGMSIPCGFSREGLPIGLQIIGRPLDEGRMLNVAYAYEQATEWKTRRPPI from the coding sequence ATGCTGAATAGTTCTGAAATAAGATTTTCCTCCCTCTCCGATCTCTCCGAAATGCTTTCGGGCGAAAAGGCATCATCTGAAGAGATAACGAAGGCATTTCTCAATCTGGCGGAGAAGGAGAATGAAAACATAGGGGCCTTTCTTACGATAGCGCCGGAGCAGGCGATCGCCTCCGCCAGGGAATCTGACAAAAGGAGATCAAGAGGGGCGCCACTATCGCACTTCGATGGAATCCCAATAGCCCTCAAGGATGTATTCGTCACCAAAGGAATGCGCACCACATGCTCATCTAAAATGCTTGAAAATTACATTCCGCCCTACGATGGAACGGTGGTCGAAAAATTGAAAAATATGGGTTTTATCATCTTCGGCAAGCTCTCGATGGATGAGTTTGCAATGGGGACATCGAATGAACATTCCGCATTTGGACCGGTAAAGAACCCCTGGGATCTAGCAAGAACGCCCGGAGGATCGAGTGGAGGCTCTGCGGCAGCGATAGCGGCCGGGCTCACCCCAGTCTCTCTGGGAACGGACACCGGCGGGTCAGTGCGCCTTCCGGCTGCCTACTGCGGCATAGTGGGGCTAAAACCAACATACGGCAGGATCAGCCGATATGGAGTAGTTGCGTTCGCGAGCTCCCTCGATCAGGTGGGGCCGATGACCAGGAACGTATCGGACTGTGCAGCGATGCTCTCGGCGATAGCCGGATACGATCCGAAGGATTCAACCTCTATCCCCGGAGATCTCCCGAATTATCATTCTCTGCTAAGCGGAAAAATAGACGGCCTCAGGATAGGGATTCCATCTGAATTCTTTTCCGGTGGAATAGACGATGAAGTCAGATCTTCCATTGAAAACGCAATAAAGACCTGCGAAAAGCTCGGAGCAAAAACGGTTTCGATATCATTGCCCCATGCCAAGTATGCAGTCCCCTGTTATTATATCATTGCCACTGCCGAAGCCTCATCGAACCTCGCCCGCTACGACGGAATACGCTACGGATTTAGCGCTAAGAGGAACTTAAGCCTCGACGATCTGATGAAGGCTAGCAGAACCGCAGGTTTCGGCCCCGAGGTCAGCCTTCGTATTATCGTCGGGACCTACGTACTTTCATCTGGATATTATGACGCGTATTATCTGAAGGCCCAAAAAGTTCGCACGCTCATCAAAGAAGATTTTTTTGATGCCTTCAAAAAATGCGACCTGATCATGTCGCCGACATCGACCTCGTGCGCCTTCAAGCTCGGTGAAAGATCGGACGACCCTGTGCAGATGTACCTAAACGACATCTTCACAAGTCCTGTAAATCTCTCCGGCCTTCCAGGGATGTCAATACCATGCGGGTTCTCGCGTGAAGGGCTGCCGATCGGACTTCAAATTATAGGAAGGCCGCTCGATGAAGGCCGTATGTTAAACGTTGCCTACGCATATGAACAGGCTACGGAGTGGAAAACGAGGAGGCCGCCAATATGA